ATTCCTTTTAAGCTAGTCATATTACTTGTTTTTATTTTTAGACTTTTTAGAAAAAATATTTCTCTTCCAATAATCTTGTTGAATCTCATTTATCGTATGAGAGAAATCTCTTAAATTAATGCTATACATGTCTATAACTTGTCTTAGAACTTCCAATGGCGGCGAAGACACCCCTCGCTCCCAATTCGCAATAAATTGAGACGTATAGCCCAAGGACTTTGCCACTTGAACTTGAGTTAACTTCTTACTCAATCTCTTTTCTCTAAGATACTTACCTAATTCTAAAAATGATGTTTGATCCATCCGGCCAATATACAGAAACCTTAGATCTTATAGCAAATGTCAGTATTTAGACATGAAATAAATACCCAAAAATCACTAAATATAGACAAAAACTTCGAAGGATTTCCTTTGCTGGTTAAAACAACATCACAACTCACCGTAACAGAGGATGCGGTAGCAGCATCTTGAGCAAAAATAACTCGGCGGAAAGTCGTCGAGAAGAACCGCCGAATCGAAATCTTTACAACTATAACTATTTATTCAATAGTTTCGATGGAAGCCTCTAAAACCATTTTTGCGGAATCTTTACTGCAATTATCTGAAGATTTTCTAGGCTTACATTGAGCGCTGACAATAATTCCTTGAATAGAAAAACCATCTAATGATTTTTGCATGGATTCACAATAATTATCACTTGTCCATGTTTTGCTAGTACACAATCTCTTTGGAGTAGATTTAAAATGTGCCGAAGTATTTTTCTGTACCGCTAACGAGTATAGCAAACTATAAAGAGAACCATCTGAAGTGTAAGAAGTTAATATTTGTACTTGAGGAGATGATAGTGCTCTCAGTGCATTGCTATGGCGTCCAATTTCATGTGGAAGCTCTTCATACTTTACAGTTGAAGCTACACCTTCAACTCGAGTTGAGGTTTTGCAAGTAAGATAGCCGGGCTTAGAAGTTAAATCAGGTTCCCCTACAATAAATGAATCAACAACTCTACATAAAGTGTACCCCGATTCTTTGCATAACTTCAGAGCTTCCTTAATAGAGAGGGCAAAGCCTCTTTGGCAACGCGAAACATGAGGCATAGATGGTACAGGAAGTATATAAGACGAGACAGAAGCATCGAAATATTTATTTTTACTAGAATCTACTTTGAGTAAGTTGGAGATATTGTAACTAGAATCATCAAAAAGTCTTGAATAGTTATTTGGCCCAAAAGCTTTCAACTCTTCCTTATAAAAACCAAATGCAACTCCTAAAAGTTCATGAATGGCTAAAGCTTGCCTATCGAATTTTGACAAATTATCCCAAGCAGCTTCATTGACACGAATCAAAAACTTTGAAGGATCATTTACAGCCTCTTTACTAACCCCTTTGATATAGAGCGGTTGATCTGTGAATTCTATAACAATTTTTTTGATAACTTCTTCAACCTCGCCATCCGCGATAGTAGTTAATTTGTTCACTGTACTTGAACCATCTTCTGCTCTACCAATTATATTCAGGCGTGCCCATCCCAAATGAACTGCCTCTGCGAATTCTTGTTCTTTTGTATCTCCCCCACCTCTATCTTTTTCTGCAAAGGCAGAAAATCCTGTGCATGCAATTAAAATTGCAGTTATTAAATTTTTCATTTTGTTCTCCTTTTATTTTTTTTAATAATTTTATTTGTTGTTTCTAATTTAGTAATTGGAAATAGCGATACGGAAATTTGATATACATGTTCGGAGGCAATATTTTTTCTTTGGAAAAATGCCGCTAAATTGTGTCGAAATTCAGTTATAAGTTCTTTTGCTTTCTTAAGGTCTTTGGCATTTCCACAGACCATCATGGAAGTATGATCTCGTTCGGTCCTTGGAAGATCTTCTAAGGCTTTCATGGATTTTTCTAGAATTTGCATTTGATATTTTCTCATGGCAGCCGAAGAAAAATCGGAATCGAGAGTATTGGAGTTAAATCTTGATTTATCTAACCACTGTCCGTTGGGCGCAATTTCTAAAAGTTCCAATCTACATAATCTTTCCGCGGCCGCGCGCACTTGATTTACGCTAATATCTAAAGTTTTAGCGATCCAAGTGAAATCTGGATTGAAATTTTTAATTCGCGTGAGCTCCAGAATAGCATCATGATACCAATCAGAAGTGGCTGCAAATAGATCTTGAGTAAATTCTGCATACAACTCGTTAGTGGATTTTTGAGATATGTAATTCTGCAATTCATCAGGTGAGAGACTGAGTTTAGTTCCTAATTTTTTGATTGTTTTTTCGGTTATAGGTCGTTTTTGAGAAATTATGGAAGAAAGGGTCGCGGGATCAATATCAAGTTGTTTTGCGAAAGATCTTAATGAATAGCTCGGGTTTCTCTCGCATCTCTTAATGAGTTCTGATTGTAGCATTAACCGAAAATTGATTTTGTTTTCCATATGGGCGAGAAGATAATGGAAGAGAAGAATTTATTAAAGAAAATTTGCAACAAGGTGTTGCAAATTGAAGTGCAACGGTCATTTTTACAGTATTTTAGAAGAAATATTCCTTTAGATCATCATCAGTACTGTAGATGTAATGGGCCGATACTTTGAACACGCTTTTTTTAAAGGATTAATTCTGTTTTGTAACGCAAGTTACTTTGGAAAAAACAAAGAAGTGTTTGATGATCAGAACAATTTCAATTTTCTATTTTAACTACCTGAGATTATATGCGATTTAACGAATTAAACCTTCGAATCAGCTTTGATATTTAACAAAAATCCGGCTTATATCTAGCGAGTTCTGAAGCCAAAAATTTTAATTTTGAATTGGCTTTCGATGCAAAACGAATTTTTCAAATCGCCACATTAAGCGAGATTTCTTTGCCATCAAAAAAACAAGAATTCCATATGGTTTTGATAAAGCAAAGCCACGAACAGAAATTCTGCTCTATTGAAAAATTTCACTTGCGGCAAATTCTCTTTACATCAACTCAGTAAATTTATAAACAAACAATCAGTGGACCGTGAAATAAAAGCATCGGGTACTCGCCCGAAAGAGAGACGACACTCGCCGGGGCTCATCGGTAAATTTTAAGGAAGAGACGGATATTCATCGAACGGCCACTCGAGAAACGAAGGCCAGAAGACTCGAGCGGAACGCCACGACTTGATAGCGTGAGGTTATCTACCATAGAGCTGTGCAAAAGTGATAAGTCCCTATATGGGCAGAAGTAGCGCAGTGGGCACTTGGCGGCAGACAAGTAAAAAAATTAGTAAAAGATTTCGTTGGGATTTGTACCGAAGAAAAAACAGATTTGCACTGCAAACCTGTCCAGATATTTTGTTATGCTAAGCATGCAATGTCGAGCATGCTTTTTTCGTCAAACAAGGGATATGGGGTGAGCCCCTCACATTAGACAGTGCCTTAAATAGTTATTGAACAAGACGGTTGGCCTAACTGCGGAACCTTGATAGAAGGATTTCCGTTATGAAGGACAATTATGGAAATATTTACGCCACCACAAGTTAAAGAGAAAAGACCACCAGGAAGGCAACCAAAGCACTCGCAAGAGTTTATGATAATGGTTGCTAGGAAATGCATTGATGAGGGAATGACTTATCGAGAAGCCTCCACAATATTTGGAGTATCTCACGGATCGGTCTATCAATTTATTCAAAAATATAAGCACGATAAATTCAAAACCAAAAGAAATGCTAGAACGAGTAAGTATAAAAAGGAAGTTGAAGAATATCGTCATACGGCTCAAGTGAAGGAATTAAAGCATGAGATAGCAGAGCTTTATTTAGAAAACTTGATGTTAAAAAAAGCTCTGAAACACTCTCTGTCAGCATCCAAACGAAATAAATCTTTAAAGACGTTGTTCCAAAGAAAAAATTTAAAGTTGAAATAAGTAAGAAGAGAGCCA
This genomic window from Bdellovibrionota bacterium contains:
- a CDS encoding helix-turn-helix domain-containing protein; its protein translation is MEIFTPPQVKEKRPPGRQPKHSQEFMIMVARKCIDEGMTYREASTIFGVSHGSVYQFIQKYKHDKFKTKRNARTSKYKKEVEEYRHTAQVKELKHEIAELYLENLMLKKALKHSLSASKRNKSLKTLFQRKNLKLK
- a CDS encoding TIGR02147 family protein, producing the protein MLQSELIKRCERNPSYSLRSFAKQLDIDPATLSSIISQKRPITEKTIKKLGTKLSLSPDELQNYISQKSTNELYAEFTQDLFAATSDWYHDAILELTRIKNFNPDFTWIAKTLDISVNQVRAAAERLCRLELLEIAPNGQWLDKSRFNSNTLDSDFSSAAMRKYQMQILEKSMKALEDLPRTERDHTSMMVCGNAKDLKKAKELITEFRHNLAAFFQRKNIASEHVYQISVSLFPITKLETTNKIIKKNKRRTK
- a CDS encoding helix-turn-helix transcriptional regulator, translating into MDQTSFLELGKYLREKRLSKKLTQVQVAKSLGYTSQFIANWERGVSSPPLEVLRQVIDMYSINLRDFSHTINEIQQDYWKRNIFSKKSKNKNK